The following are encoded in a window of Chryseobacterium sp. genomic DNA:
- a CDS encoding glycoside hydrolase family 25 protein has product MPNKKTRGKVRKRIHESRRRKIIVRRTVLLIVLALSLMGTGYYLKEKISFYYAMHFRPFKHKKLTNSEFEEQRINRIIGDYADKTFGIDISHYQRPEDITWDSLSVGNRSIPIRFAVLRATMGNRNTDKHFDEYWKLAKKHNLIRGAYHFYRADEDPVRQANNFLENVKLESGDLPPVLDIERIPKRKTNAKLLEDLKIWCRIVEEAYGQKPIIYTYYHYYKDFLDGEFEEYPLWLANYNDVPQPTPTGRWDFWQFTENGIVYGINTKVDVDVYNGSLWSLKRLTLD; this is encoded by the coding sequence ATGCCAAATAAGAAAACCAGAGGGAAGGTCCGTAAAAGAATCCACGAAAGCCGGCGGCGCAAAATCATAGTTCGCAGAACGGTTTTGCTGATTGTACTTGCTTTAAGCCTTATGGGCACCGGTTATTATCTTAAGGAAAAAATCTCTTTTTATTACGCCATGCATTTCCGACCTTTTAAGCATAAGAAACTCACCAATTCTGAATTTGAGGAGCAGCGGATTAACAGGATCATTGGCGATTATGCTGATAAAACTTTTGGAATAGACATCTCCCATTACCAAAGGCCCGAAGATATTACGTGGGACAGCCTCAGCGTCGGCAACCGTTCCATCCCCATCCGGTTTGCCGTGCTTCGTGCTACCATGGGTAACCGAAACACTGATAAGCATTTTGATGAATACTGGAAACTGGCTAAAAAACACAATCTGATAAGGGGTGCCTATCACTTTTACCGTGCCGATGAAGATCCTGTACGTCAGGCCAATAATTTCCTGGAAAATGTAAAGCTGGAGTCCGGTGACCTGCCGCCGGTGCTGGATATCGAACGTATTCCGAAGCGGAAAACCAACGCCAAACTGCTTGAAGACTTAAAAATCTGGTGCAGGATCGTAGAAGAAGCCTACGGCCAGAAACCCATTATCTACACCTATTATCATTACTACAAAGATTTCCTGGACGGTGAGTTTGAAGAATATCCGCTTTGGCTGGCTAATTACAACGATGTTCCTCAGCCAACTCCTACCGGACGCTGGGATTTCTGGCAGTTCACCGAAAACGGCATTGTTTACGGCATCAACACCAAGGTGGATGTAGACGTTTATAACGGAAGTTTGTGGTCACTGAAAAGGCTCACGCTGGATTAA
- a CDS encoding ABC-F family ATP-binding cassette domain-containing protein, which translates to MNYVSAENLTKSFGMKVLFKNISFNVNEGDKIAIVAKNGSGKSTLLKILMGKEIADSGNVVINKDIQVVLFDQEIEFDSDLTVEEFMMTLDSAPIVAVKNYHHALHTENPDDMEKALAEMEIHKAWDLENEMKQILSQLKITDLEAKMGTLSGGQIKRVALAKLLTETRAEHRHILLIMDEPTNHLDVEMVEWLENYLSKAKITLLLVTHDRYFLDAVCDLIWEMEDQNLYVHNGSYATYLENKMIREDNLNATIDKANNLYRKELEWMRRQPKARTTKSKSRIDDFYETEKVAKTDTRKEKLELDFEMKRLGNKILELHNISKSYGKKVLLKDFSYQFQRGEKVGIVGKNGAGKSTLLNIIQGLEPYDSGSIETGETIKFGYFSQKGLKYKEEERVIDFIKDISENFPLANGRTISASQFLRLFLFDDQTQYSPISKLSGGEKRRLHLMYVLYQNPNFLIFDEPTNDLDLPTLTVLENFLQQFQGSLIIVSHDRYFIDRVVDHVLAFEGEGKIRNFVGNFSEYREMKSQESKKLAEQPSMQAPKVAEIAQAVPKSPSAQRKLSYKEQRELEMIDRELPVIEEKRAAIMQQLTTETEYGVISNLSAELESLTSKLEEMELRWLELQEI; encoded by the coding sequence ATGAACTACGTCAGCGCTGAAAATCTCACCAAATCATTTGGCATGAAGGTCCTTTTTAAAAACATTTCATTCAATGTGAATGAGGGGGACAAAATTGCCATTGTGGCCAAGAACGGCAGTGGGAAATCTACGCTTCTTAAAATCCTAATGGGAAAAGAGATCGCAGATTCGGGTAATGTTGTCATCAACAAAGACATCCAGGTGGTACTTTTTGATCAGGAAATTGAATTTGATTCAGATCTTACCGTAGAGGAATTTATGATGACACTGGATTCAGCACCTATTGTAGCAGTAAAGAATTACCACCACGCATTGCACACCGAGAATCCCGACGATATGGAAAAGGCTCTGGCCGAAATGGAAATCCATAAAGCCTGGGACCTGGAAAACGAGATGAAGCAAATCCTTTCGCAGCTAAAGATCACCGATCTTGAAGCCAAAATGGGCACGCTTTCCGGTGGGCAGATCAAACGTGTGGCCCTGGCAAAACTTCTTACTGAAACGCGCGCTGAACACCGCCATATCCTCCTCATCATGGATGAACCTACCAATCACCTGGATGTGGAAATGGTGGAATGGCTGGAAAATTATCTTTCCAAGGCTAAGATCACGCTCCTGCTTGTTACTCACGACCGCTACTTCCTGGATGCGGTTTGCGATCTGATTTGGGAGATGGAAGACCAGAACCTCTATGTTCACAATGGAAGCTATGCGACTTACCTGGAGAACAAAATGATTCGCGAAGACAACCTGAATGCTACAATAGACAAGGCGAACAACCTGTACCGCAAGGAACTGGAATGGATGCGCCGCCAACCCAAAGCCCGCACCACGAAATCCAAATCGCGGATCGACGATTTCTACGAAACCGAGAAAGTGGCCAAAACGGACACCCGCAAGGAAAAACTGGAACTCGATTTCGAAATGAAAAGGCTGGGCAATAAAATCCTGGAGCTACACAATATAAGTAAAAGTTACGGCAAAAAAGTCCTCCTGAAGGATTTCTCCTACCAGTTCCAGCGTGGCGAAAAAGTAGGAATCGTGGGCAAAAACGGTGCAGGCAAATCCACCCTGCTTAATATCATCCAGGGTCTGGAACCTTATGACAGTGGCTCCATAGAAACGGGCGAAACCATAAAATTTGGCTATTTTTCGCAGAAAGGTCTTAAATATAAGGAAGAAGAACGCGTAATTGATTTCATAAAGGATATTTCTGAGAATTTCCCGTTGGCCAACGGCCGTACGATTTCGGCGTCACAGTTTCTGCGTCTGTTTCTTTTTGATGACCAAACCCAGTACAGCCCTATTTCAAAACTTTCCGGTGGCGAAAAAAGAAGACTTCACCTGATGTACGTACTTTATCAAAATCCTAACTTCCTTATTTTTGATGAACCAACCAACGACCTGGACCTTCCAACACTTACCGTTTTGGAGAATTTCCTTCAGCAGTTTCAGGGCAGTTTGATTATCGTATCGCATGACCGTTATTTTATAGACCGCGTTGTAGATCACGTATTGGCATTTGAAGGCGAGGGCAAAATCAGGAACTTTGTGGGTAATTTCTCGGAATACCGCGAGATGAAAAGCCAGGAAAGCAAAAAACTGGCTGAGCAACCCTCAATGCAGGCACCCAAAGTGGCAGAAATTGCACAAGCCGTTCCCAAATCTCCTTCGGCACAGCGCAAACTCTCCTACAAAGAGCAGCGCGAACTTGAGATGATTGACAGGGAACTACCTGTTATTGAAGAAAAGCGTGCAGCTATTATGCAGCAACTTACTACAGAAACCGAGTATGGAGTGATCTCCAATTTGTCCGCCGAACTGGAATCGCTTACTTCCAAACTGGAAGAAATGGAACTGCGCTGGCTGGAACTCCAGGAAATTTAA